One genomic segment of Ricinus communis isolate WT05 ecotype wild-type chromosome 5, ASM1957865v1, whole genome shotgun sequence includes these proteins:
- the LOC8283269 gene encoding transcription factor HRS1, translating to MGSLPPELSLDFRPSYVPKTISDILKEVSLIRNVSDKVSKLDGFVNGLQEEMKKIDAFKRELPLCMLLLNDAILFLKSELMQCAALDHQPILEEFMPLKKHSDRDDDDDGDQDGPIKKEKDTKDKKNWMSSVQLWNTDDHPSTHNILETKQNLQLESKTTKKGNYQYANDDTFSACKSRSAARAFMPFKTYPDLSRKEDKHSTQELPVPGLSLLTPGIKNLREESTSTGSRVSCSRAVSSSTPNPQSNLRNGPQSPQQQTARKQRRCWSPELHRRFVSALQQLGGSQAATPKQIRELMQVDGLTNDEVKSHLQKYRLHTRRMPSATAAATNHSLVVLGGGLRMSQDQYGDDSKAAGSQSGSPQGPLQLAGNTGATSTTGGDSMEDDEDAKSEGYSWKSQIHRSGKVHV from the exons atggGTTCGCTTCCGCCGGAACTGAGCTTGGATTTTAGGCCAAGCTATGTACCTAAAACGATCAGTGATATTCTAAAGGAGGTTTCTTTGATCAGGAATGTTTCTGATAAGGTTTCGAAGCTTGATGGTTTTGTTAACGGATTAcaagaagaaatgaaaaagatcgATGCTTTTAAACGCGAGCTCCCTCTTTGTATGCTTCTCTTGAATGATG caattctatttttgaaatcaGAGTTAATGCAATGCGCAGCATTAGACCATCAACCAATTTTAGAAGAATTCATGCCACTGAAGAAACACAGCGATCGCGATGACGATGACGATGGTGATCAAGATGGTCcaatcaaaaaggaaaaagatacTAAAGATAAGAAAAATTGGATGAGCTCTGTTCAGTTATGGAACACTGATGATCATCCTTCTACCCATAACATTCTTGAGACAAAACAAAATCTCCAACTAGAATCTAAG ACAACTAAGAAAGGAAATTATCAGTATGCAAATGATGATACATTCTCAGCATGTAAAAGCAGGAGTGCAGCAAGAGCATTTATGCCATTTAAGACCTATCCTGATTTATCAAGGAAGGAGGATAAGCACAGTACTCAGGAATTGCCAGTTCCTGGTCTTTCTCTTTTAACTCCTGGAATCAAGAACTTGAGAGAGGAATCTACTTCAACAGGCTCAAGAGTCAGCTGTAGTAGAGCAGTTTCCTCTTCTACCCCTAATCCTCAATCAAATTTACGAAATGGACCACAATCACCTCAACAACAGACTGCTAGGAAGCAGAGAAGGTGCTGGTCCCCAGAGTTGCATCGCCGGTTTGTCAGTGCTCTGCAGCAACTTGGAGGATCTCAAG CTGCTACTCCAAAGCAAATTAGAGAACTCATGCAAGTTGATGGCTTGACCAATGATGAAGTAAAGAGTCATTTGCAA AAATACCGGCTTCATACACGAAGAATGCCATCAGCTACAGCTGCCGCTACAAACCATTCTTTAGTTGTTTTGGGGGGAGGCTTGCGGATGTCTCAAGATCAGTATGGTGATGACTCAAAGGCTGCTGGTTCCCAGTCTGGCTCTCCTCAAGGTCCCCTGCAGTTGGCAGGAAATACAGGGGCGACCTCCACTACAGGAGGTGATAGTATGGAAGATGATGAGGATGCCAAATCTGAGGGCTATAGCTGGAAAAGTCAAATTCACAGATCAGGAAAAGTTCATGTATAG